The Apium graveolens cultivar Ventura chromosome 3, ASM990537v1, whole genome shotgun sequence sequence AAAAAATTTTATAACTTaaaggatgacaaggatgatgatgagcagaagtaagatgatcaaccaccttctggctcaaatccaggTCAATCCTCTAGAGCAACTGGCAGCAAAGATAAAAAACAGGAGGAGAAGAAGAGAGGTGATAAGAAGAGAGGAGAAGAGAGAAGgagaaagaagaaggaagatggttCAGGACCACAGAAATAATTCCTatcaatccaaatcaaccaagctcaaCCCACTAAACCTTTTAGTTTAAACACTCAACCATCCTTCTCCTCAAATCCAAAATTCTTATATAAGCCAACTGCAAACTCTCTTCTCAAAATCTCAATCACTACCAGCCAAACTAGCCTAAAAAAactcaaacctaccttcatttgAACCACCAACCAAGATCCACTTTAAATATGTTAGGAGAAAAACAAAGCAACTGCAAGTTACTGAAAGATCTCTCTGGAATTGTTATGATCAATCTGACTTTCTCCCACTAAATTGGTGCCTCACAGATAAAGAATATTTTTAACAGCTAGCTGAAtaaatagtcagagtctgggttgtatcatatACATAAATTAGAATATATTATGATGATGTCTCTTTCACTTTACTTGGCAGCAACCTaatggacacactttcaaccacataATTCAAAAGAGTGATCAGTTTGATGAAGGATAGGGATACAATCACAAGGTTCTGGAGAGCTGTATGTTATGTATGGGTGAAAGAAAGGGATGAGAAAATTGCAAGggcaaaggctgaaaaggaagaaagagataggaagcatgcagaagaacttgcaagaattgagaaaagatcaaatgagtttaaagcaaaagggatgagcagactttccaaagatggacattttctgaacataaaagttggcagattctccagatttagagctggttacttaaatggttatttattagatgagtggctcaagcttgtgAAAGCTTTATGAGGAACTGAAATTATAGAAGAAATGAAAGTGTTAGTAACTCTTAAGGATCTCATTAGAAAGGAACCAGGCTATGGAGATTTATGTAATGAATTTCTTGTTAAAACTTCTATAACCACTCAATCTTAAAGATTGTATTTCTGTCAATTTTTGTTGTAAAAATTTATtgttcattgtagcttggggttagtctttttaacaggcatgaatttgtgataaacaatcttctcacatattgggggagattgttgtgcaagacatgcatatattataacaagactaagtcaaattgacagccctaagtaagttgtatgctaatctaagtttgtattttgtattgtatcacttaagtctgtaaaagtgtaaatagattagaattgagtatttttctgtaaacagtctcaagcctaataataaactctagaagaagatcatgaagTTCATGCCTCAGAGACATTGTGAAGAAggttgaagttgaataaatctgttttgggaaaaatattctaagtcaagaaatctacaagtcacatattaagtcttatggagaaatcattcgacaattccagaatgacttatcgagaagtcaagaaaagctatagagaaatctcagagatattgacaagtcaaaatgaagacatgaattggagatatcgataagtctaattatcactagagatctctgatatatcgataagtcaaaatatcactagagatctctgagatatcgataagtctaattatcattagagatctttgagatgtcgacaagtcattccttcactagagaactcaaagatatcgataagtcaaaatgaagacatgaagatgagagacctcgacaagccaaattctcttatagagaactcagagacttcaaTAAGTCAAAACATCTgtagagtaataagagatctcgataagtcattatacttatcgagatgtcgagttctctatataacaaactggagatctcgaatgtaaaactcaagtacagaatgcagaccagttaaatatccaagattatcaatcaacaaacaaatcaatcactgatttgaaaattctacaagaagcagcttgaagagtacaaaatcaaaggtcaagattaactgacaaagtaaagtcacggACATGCACGATTTACAAAGATACACTAAGtaagaaatagaaagttttagttaacttaaagtagggtttaatACATgatattgcatgctgtgtaaaatcagtgtttactgttctataaagtaaacactggatgctttattttagttgtaacaaatagatctaaaaatcttgtaactctcaagaaaAAAGTTGGGTTCTTTATCAACCAAGAACCCAGAAATTTTGTAgtaagacatacttgattttaatataaaattaagtgaattctgaaagatagtgtgttcatatgcatattttattattcatgttaaaacatattatctctacaagacagattactttgttcaccattcataacagttcaaaaaactgaaaaataaccaaaaacacattcacccctgtTGCATTCATTACCTAACAAAGAGGAAGTCAAATACAATGTTATAATGGCAAAGTTAATGGTGTGCTAAATCTTATTCTATATTTATATCATAGCATAAATACTAAAATTTATATTCAATGATATTCTCTATCTTGTGCTAAAATATTATAATACTATAATTTGTGCCAAATATAAAACAAAAGATAGGTTTAGTTATAATTGAAAAATCATTGCACCTCAGCATAAAGTACAAATGTTGGGTAGAgaaattaattttatattcaaaATATTGGGGTATTTGGATAGTTAATAAAAGTAAAATTTTAAATCCAGAGCATTTTATAATTTCCAAAGCAAAAGTAATTTGAAAAGACTAAACAAGCTAAAATTATAGAAGTTTGTATTTAATGTGTGCCCACAGCAGAAAAACGTTCTAAGAAAAATGTTTTGTTGATTACCTTTGCGTAGCAGGCTTGCCAAAACCTCACTAATCAAATTAAAGAGAAGAGCAGACAAGGGGTCTCCGAATTCTTTTGGAGGAACTCCATTCACCAATATTGATGTTCCAGTGGATTCAAAAATATGATCCTTTTTATATCGAAATTCATGCAAGATAGTAATCGATTTTCATGATTACTCCAATAGAATTGTGAGATTTGAAGGCTGTGTAAACTTCACCGGGGATTGGATGCAATCTGAAATTGTCAACCTTAATGAAAGCTGAGATATAACTGAATCTTGTTACATTTGTTAAAAGCTAAAAAAGTTGAGTGTTCTAGAATCACCGGGATCACCAAAAATCAGCTTGTGGATGAAATTAATATCTAAAAATGACATCTTTGACATAGTCATGCATGCATCAAAAAGGATAATCATTAACCAAAGCTGTTAAAACCGTGAAAACAAGAGAAGAACGGAAGGGGCACAGCACAATACTACATTTGTTAAAACAGTTTCAGTGTAAAATCTAAAAGCATGAAACAGTTCCTTGACAGGAACAAATGGAACTCGGGCAGCAGATTAGGGAACTGAGCAAGATGTAAAATAGGGTACTGCCTACAGAGGATACTGTTTCTTTGACCCTTGGATTGTCCCCAACtgtttttgtaattttttaaagTTTGTCTCATAATCAGTTGGGGGTAATCCTAATACCAATATCTTATTAATTAAAGGGTTTagatttgattttttttttctttttcgtCAAAAATATATATTACACTCAGGAAGTTCATAAGGTTTGCAAATTTTCTGACCCACTAGAGAATGACAAGAAGCAGATAACAAAAAAAACTTTTGCAGAAAATGTCCAGGTCCAATTTCTGCAATTTTTTTTGTATAGCTTAAAATATTTCCGCCAGGTTTTCCTTATGAAAATGACAACATAACAGATTAGATTTACACATTAAATGAGTGCATGAATACGACAAATAGAAATGCTACTGGTCCGATCTTATGGTTATAGTTTAATCCCATAATTCCATTCCCTGAGATACACAGCAGCTTAATTCAGCTTCACCATAATACATGCTCAAAAATCATACCGCGGACAGCTCTCATATAGAACTAGTGAAAAAGTGTTTGAAAAACATACCATATGACAATTAATATACTATGTCGATAAGGAGGGTTTCATTATAGCAACAAAAAAAGATAAGGAGGGTTTCAATATATAATCAACAGCAGACTACAAAAAACACAATCCTCCAGCATGAACACGTAATTCAAGCCAATAGTGCTCGAAAACTCTCATTTTTATCAAGTTGCATGCCTGAGCTTGATGCTGTCCCTGCTTTAGGAGAACCAGGTTTTTGTGAAGACTCCTTGAGCGAAGTTGGCATACCAGAGATCTCCTGAGAAATATGTACTATGTTCACAAAAGAAAACACTAGTGGAAATGCTACTAAATCGAAACTAAATTATAAGGATATACTACAGATCAAGCGGGCTAATCATATTATTGAACTGCCGAATTAAACTAATTGTCACACCGTAGACCAGTAACGGATGCAGACGAGAAAAATAGGGGGGGCAAAATTTTCCATGATCCATACAATTTTAAATTTATGTACGAAATTAATCGTATGATACACATGTTACTACTGAATTTTTACATGATGAAAGTTTTTGGAAACCATATGCACAAACAAGGGTTCAAAGACAAGTAGCGAGAAAGAAAATTAATGCAGAAACAAGTTATGGACAAGGAATTAGAAATATTAGGGAAAAAAATGTTGCTGGGAGGGTTTGAACCCTTGTCCTTATCAACAAAAACATGGATAATAACACTCTATGCTACATGGAACATTGGAGATAGACAGAACCATAATACACTTAATTGGAAATACAGGGGGCCATGGACCCCTCTGGATCCCCCTGCCTCCGTCTTTGCTGGGAGACCAGTTCATATCCAAGTACACGATCTAGTTATCTAATTGATCACAAAATATGCAAAAGGAAAATCCATCACACACGGCTTCTAATGCTGGAATTTCCTGTGTAATATTTCATCATTTAAGACCATGTAACTTGCTGGTAAATTGTGAGATGAGAAAATGATTCAGTTTCCTACTGTAGCAAACCTATTTTGTCCTTACAAGTCACAACATGCCTATCCGGCTATCCCTCAAGGCATCTCAATTTATTGAGTGACTACATATATTTAGTATTCAGAGGAAAATGGTAACATACAAGTCAGTActgaaataataataaaacaaagtTACCTTCATCAGATGCATCCTCAAGTCACAAGGTCGCACCTGATTTCCAATACAGGTCATAGCAAATGATGAGTAATTAAATAAGACATCTGCGGCAGCTTGCTTCTTTCCTTCAACCTGCAGAAGTGCAGTTTGTTCATGATTTAGCAATTAAGTGATTACAATGCTCAGCACAGTACCGTCCTAAACATTAGTAGGAACAAGATTCACATAGACAAAGTCTATAGAAATTGGGGCAATGAACCTTTCTTTTAAATACCCTAATTCTTACACCACATACAAGATTTTCTTGGTGTATCAAAATGCTAATCATCCAAGCATCTGGTTCTAAATTTCTAAATGCACAAGAAAGTGGTTTCATAACCTACGTCCTACGCCAATggaataataaaaaaaaaacttctttctaattttcTATTGCCAGCCAAGGCATCATCTAAGGATTTCTTAGTGTATCAGAATGGCAATCATCCAAATACTTGGTTCGAAACTTCTAAATGCACAAGAAGTCATTTCAATATTCTACAACATTAAAATAAGTCGACCAAAATTACACAATATGACCACTGACCAAGTAATCAGATT is a genomic window containing:
- the LOC141713092 gene encoding uncharacterized protein LOC141713092 encodes the protein MEENKIEGKQEDYEVEGKKQAAADVLFNYSSFAMTCIGNQVRPCDLRMHLMKEISGMPTSLKESSQKPGSPKAGTASSSGMQLDKNESFRALLA